A DNA window from Thermosynechococcaceae cyanobacterium Okahandja contains the following coding sequences:
- a CDS encoding glycosyltransferase family 4 protein, with protein sequence MTAKSASDPLQVKTLSILLLCNSAQMLLNFRGELIVDLTEAGFDVHCLAPDYSELEKTKLAALGARCHNFYLVRNSINPLDDIKALFSLIKTMKQIRPDCILAISSKPIVWGLLASRFVNIKLRFALFTGLGYAFTPTAQSEHKPLKKLLIFLYKLTLPFADKIIFQNQDDCDEITEICSLKQDQTIVIKGTGVNLQEWPFCPPHLNPLTFTLVARLLIEKGVLEFLAAAKHLKAIHPQVQFWLIGGLDTNPGGLREAQLDEFINSGIVKWFGFANVKDYLPTTSVFVLPSYREGVPRSTQEAMAMGRPVITTDVPGCRETVVDGHNGFLIPPRDVSALIDAMQKFIDKPELISPMGYNSYQMAADLFDVKKINAQYLKLLREC encoded by the coding sequence ATGACAGCGAAATCCGCTTCTGATCCCTTACAGGTCAAGACACTTTCGATTCTACTGCTGTGTAACAGTGCTCAAATGTTACTCAATTTTCGAGGCGAACTAATTGTAGATCTGACTGAGGCGGGCTTTGATGTTCACTGTTTGGCTCCTGACTACTCTGAATTAGAAAAGACAAAGCTTGCTGCTCTTGGTGCAAGATGTCATAACTTCTATCTTGTCCGTAATAGTATTAATCCCTTAGATGATATTAAAGCTTTATTTTCACTAATAAAAACAATGAAGCAAATTAGACCTGATTGTATATTAGCAATTAGTTCGAAGCCAATTGTATGGGGGTTGCTGGCATCTCGTTTTGTTAATATTAAATTACGGTTTGCCTTATTTACTGGATTGGGCTACGCATTCACGCCTACCGCTCAATCAGAACATAAACCATTAAAAAAACTTTTAATCTTTCTGTATAAACTGACATTACCTTTTGCTGATAAAATTATTTTCCAGAATCAAGATGATTGTGACGAAATAACTGAGATTTGCAGTCTAAAACAGGATCAAACAATTGTCATTAAAGGAACAGGGGTTAACCTGCAAGAGTGGCCGTTTTGTCCGCCGCATCTGAATCCACTGACATTTACACTTGTTGCGCGACTACTCATTGAAAAAGGTGTCCTTGAGTTTTTGGCTGCGGCCAAGCACTTAAAAGCGATTCATCCTCAAGTCCAGTTTTGGCTGATTGGTGGCCTAGATACCAACCCCGGAGGCTTACGCGAAGCGCAGCTAGACGAATTTATCAACTCTGGCATTGTCAAATGGTTTGGCTTTGCGAATGTCAAGGACTACCTACCCACCACCAGTGTTTTTGTACTGCCCTCTTACCGTGAAGGGGTGCCCCGCAGTACCCAAGAAGCGATGGCCATGGGACGACCAGTTATTACGACGGATGTGCCGGGCTGTCGCGAAACGGTTGTGGACGGCCATAATGGTTTCCTAATTCCGCCGCGGGATGTTAGTGCCCTTATTGATGCCATGCAGAAGTTCATTGACAAACCTGAGTTAATCTCCCCCATGGGCTACAACAGCTACCAGATGGCCGCGGATTTGTTCGATGTCAAAAAAATCAATGCCCAGTACCTGAAATTACTCCGTGAGTGCTAG
- a CDS encoding EpsG family protein — translation MIPYLLVFFLTLTPAIIAVPRWYQGFLYIIYIFFIGLRFEVGGDWDGYIFLFENSEFAPWFGSHAVSHDFAYHWLNKIAHILNQDIYFINFPIAIIFVSCLFTFCNKLKNPYLGLTVAFPYLTTVVAMGYTRQAAAIGFEMLAILALTEKKKLIFLVYLLLGMLFHKSLLIAILIPLLMKLQESIQEKKIINIITLMIFALFTLISAGIVVEVTSRFADIYLTGELVSSSGAAIRLLMNLLPAIIFLLEYHRGNNFFSHSSNAYLALSWLVILSFLLLIVGLSTLADRLGLYLIPIQLYVLGNLPYLFFPKQRELFLRWLLLVISYSFLVLWVWLKFSNHASEWLPYRMYPFI, via the coding sequence ATGATTCCATATCTCCTTGTATTCTTTCTAACTCTTACACCCGCTATCATTGCAGTGCCAAGATGGTACCAAGGATTTCTCTACATTATATATATTTTTTTCATAGGGCTAAGATTTGAGGTTGGTGGGGATTGGGATGGTTATATTTTTCTTTTTGAGAATTCCGAATTTGCACCTTGGTTTGGAAGTCATGCTGTATCTCACGACTTTGCTTACCATTGGCTCAATAAAATTGCTCATATTTTAAATCAAGATATATATTTTATTAATTTTCCAATAGCTATTATTTTTGTTTCTTGTCTTTTTACCTTTTGTAATAAATTAAAGAATCCATACTTGGGTTTGACTGTGGCATTTCCTTATTTGACAACAGTTGTCGCAATGGGATATACGCGTCAAGCCGCAGCTATTGGTTTTGAAATGCTAGCCATTCTTGCTCTTACTGAAAAGAAAAAACTGATTTTTCTTGTATATTTATTATTAGGCATGCTTTTTCATAAAAGCTTATTAATTGCAATCCTAATTCCACTTCTTATGAAACTACAAGAATCTATTCAAGAAAAGAAAATAATTAATATTATCACTTTGATGATTTTTGCTTTGTTTACTTTAATTAGTGCAGGAATTGTTGTAGAGGTAACTTCAAGATTTGCAGATATTTATTTAACAGGCGAATTAGTATCCTCTTCAGGAGCTGCTATCAGATTATTAATGAATTTATTGCCAGCTATTATTTTTTTATTAGAATATCATAGAGGTAATAATTTTTTTAGTCACTCGTCAAACGCTTATTTGGCTCTATCTTGGCTAGTCATTTTATCATTTCTGCTTCTGATAGTTGGTTTATCTACTCTTGCTGATCGCCTTGGTTTATACTTGATACCTATTCAACTTTATGTTTTGGGAAATTTACCTTACCTTTTCTTTCCTAAACAACGTGAGCTATTCTTACGTTGGCTCCTTCTAGTAATAAGCTACAGTTTTTTGGTACTATGGGTGTGGTTGAAATTTTCAAACCATGCCTCTGAATGGCTACCCTATCGCATGTATCCCTTTATCTAA
- a CDS encoding glycosyltransferase family 1 protein, with amino-acid sequence MQSFPTAIRKTKNTLPRAFAAPQPQIPARQPIALISVHGDPAAAVGHESAGGQNIYVRQLGEALAAAGWHVDMFTRKVSPEDADIVEHGPHCRTIRLEAGPVTYIPREQLFETLPAFVEAFKAYHAKFGYPLVHTNYWLSGWVGHQLRQEFHFQWLHTYHSLGAVKYQVASEQAQRDETRLQVEKTILEQADCVIATSPQEEAYLRSLVSSAGHTRLIPCGTDLTLFYPLPEARSRLPINHQEPLILYVGRFDRRKGLETLVAAMAQVPQGHLLIVGGSDPQRSDGAERRRIEGLVQTYGLGDRVTFVGQVPHEELITYYSAADMCVVPSYYEPFGLVAIEAMACGTPVIASAVGGLQFTVIPEETGLLVPPQDSTALAAAIQQLIDQPEWARTLGANGRERVIAQFDWQAIALQMGELYRQLFAASLMGIPSRLTALTNTDTLAAMDAVVTKASLAS; translated from the coding sequence ATGCAGTCATTCCCAACCGCTATTCGTAAGACAAAAAATACACTACCAAGAGCGTTTGCTGCACCCCAGCCACAAATTCCGGCTCGCCAGCCAATTGCCCTCATTTCCGTCCACGGGGATCCGGCGGCAGCGGTGGGGCATGAGTCTGCTGGGGGACAAAATATCTATGTACGGCAACTGGGGGAGGCGTTAGCTGCGGCTGGCTGGCATGTGGATATGTTTACCCGCAAAGTGAGTCCCGAGGATGCGGATATTGTCGAGCATGGTCCCCACTGCCGAACCATTCGCCTCGAAGCTGGACCGGTGACCTATATTCCGCGGGAGCAGCTTTTTGAGACTCTGCCTGCCTTTGTCGAGGCTTTTAAGGCGTATCATGCCAAGTTTGGCTATCCCCTTGTGCACACTAACTACTGGCTCTCGGGTTGGGTGGGGCACCAATTGCGGCAAGAGTTTCACTTTCAGTGGCTGCACACGTATCATTCCCTTGGTGCGGTCAAGTATCAAGTTGCGTCTGAGCAGGCTCAGCGGGATGAAACGCGCTTGCAGGTAGAAAAAACAATTTTAGAGCAGGCGGACTGTGTGATTGCCACAAGTCCCCAGGAGGAGGCGTACTTGCGATCGTTGGTCTCAAGCGCTGGTCATACGCGACTGATTCCCTGTGGCACCGATCTAACCTTGTTTTATCCGCTACCAGAGGCGCGATCGCGCTTACCGATTAACCACCAAGAGCCACTCATCCTCTACGTGGGGCGCTTTGATCGCCGCAAGGGTCTCGAAACGCTGGTGGCGGCTATGGCTCAGGTACCCCAAGGGCATCTTCTGATTGTTGGCGGCAGTGACCCTCAGCGCAGTGATGGGGCAGAGCGGCGTCGCATCGAGGGATTAGTGCAAACCTATGGCCTAGGCGATCGCGTGACCTTTGTCGGCCAAGTCCCCCACGAGGAACTCATCACCTACTACAGTGCGGCGGATATGTGTGTGGTGCCGAGCTACTATGAGCCTTTTGGCTTGGTGGCGATCGAGGCGATGGCCTGTGGCACTCCGGTGATTGCCTCTGCGGTCGGTGGGCTTCAGTTTACTGTGATCCCTGAGGAAACAGGCCTGCTGGTGCCCCCTCAAGATTCAACAGCGTTGGCCGCGGCCATTCAACAGTTAATCGATCAGCCGGAGTGGGCACGTACCTTGGGGGCAAATGGTCGTGAGCGGGTGATTGCTCAGTTTGACTGGCAGGCGATCGCCCTCCAGATGGGCGAACTCTACCGTCAGCTATTTGCTGCGTCTTTAATGGGCATTCCCAGCCGTTTGACGGCCCTCACAAATACCGATACGCTGGCGGCCATGGATGCAGTGGTTACGAAAGCCTCCCTCGCCTCTTAA
- the metK gene encoding methionine adenosyltransferase, whose amino-acid sequence MRYLFSSESVTEGHPDKICDQIADAILDALLTQDPHSRVAAEVVVNTGLVLITGEITTKAQVNYVQIARQKIQEIGYTDAENGFAANSCAVLVALDEQSADIARGVDTAQEAREHLSDAELDRIGAGDQGIMFGYACNETPEYMPLPISLAHRMARRLAAVRKTGQLPYLRPDGKTQVTVIYENGRPVGIDTVLISTQHAATVADLTDEAAIQAKIKADLWEAVVLPVFADLTIQPDGNTKFLVNPTGKFVIGGPQGDSGLTGRKLVVDTYGGYARHGGGAFSGKDPTKVDRSAAYMARYIAKNIVAAGLAEKCELQISYAIGVARPMSIFVDTFGTGKIAPEQLLELINAHFDLRPAAIIQTFGLRHLPGDRNGCFYQEVAAYGHFGRNDLDLPWEKLDKVATLQAAAAQQLSAV is encoded by the coding sequence TTGCGTTACTTATTCAGTTCGGAATCGGTGACTGAGGGGCATCCTGACAAAATTTGCGATCAAATTGCCGATGCCATTCTCGACGCGCTGCTAACGCAGGACCCCCATAGTCGGGTCGCGGCAGAGGTTGTGGTGAATACGGGCTTGGTGCTGATTACGGGTGAAATTACCACTAAAGCACAGGTGAACTATGTTCAGATTGCCCGTCAAAAAATTCAGGAGATTGGCTATACCGATGCTGAAAATGGCTTTGCGGCCAACAGTTGCGCGGTGCTTGTGGCCCTAGATGAGCAGTCAGCCGATATTGCCCGCGGTGTTGATACAGCTCAAGAAGCACGTGAGCACCTCAGTGATGCGGAACTCGATCGCATTGGCGCGGGCGATCAGGGGATTATGTTCGGCTATGCCTGTAACGAAACCCCTGAGTATATGCCCCTGCCGATTAGCTTGGCTCATCGCATGGCACGGCGCTTGGCAGCGGTTCGCAAAACGGGACAGCTTCCTTACCTGCGTCCCGATGGCAAAACTCAAGTTACCGTGATCTATGAAAACGGCCGTCCCGTTGGCATTGACACCGTTTTGATTTCCACTCAACACGCAGCAACGGTGGCGGATCTGACGGATGAGGCGGCAATCCAAGCCAAAATTAAAGCGGATCTGTGGGAGGCGGTGGTACTGCCGGTCTTTGCCGATTTAACCATTCAGCCCGATGGCAACACCAAGTTTTTAGTCAATCCGACGGGTAAGTTTGTGATTGGTGGCCCCCAAGGAGACTCGGGGTTAACGGGTCGCAAGCTGGTGGTGGATACCTACGGCGGCTATGCCCGTCATGGGGGTGGAGCCTTCTCCGGCAAAGATCCGACAAAGGTAGATCGCAGTGCGGCCTATATGGCACGCTACATTGCTAAGAATATTGTGGCCGCCGGACTAGCAGAAAAGTGCGAACTCCAGATTAGCTACGCCATTGGGGTGGCGCGTCCCATGAGCATTTTTGTGGATACCTTTGGCACGGGTAAGATTGCCCCTGAGCAACTATTGGAGTTAATTAACGCTCACTTTGACCTACGGCCCGCGGCAATTATTCAAACCTTTGGTTTGCGTCACCTACCGGGCGATCGCAACGGTTGTTTTTATCAAGAGGTTGCCGCCTATGGTCACTTTGGTCGCAACGATCTTGACCTGCCGTGGGAAAAGCTCGATAAAGTCGCTACCCTCCAAGCTGCCGCCGCACAGCAACTGAGCGCTGTCTAA
- a CDS encoding DUF3134 family protein, producing MTLHNPSLYEEPISQKNLTSAGRSDRSILEWLQQTGRFIARDGNEADPVVESSLDDMGEIEEFVSDSVSDYEEEDDLSLDE from the coding sequence ATGACCCTACACAACCCTTCCTTGTACGAAGAACCCATCTCCCAAAAGAATTTAACGTCCGCCGGGCGCTCTGATCGCTCGATTCTTGAATGGTTGCAGCAAACAGGGCGGTTTATTGCCCGCGATGGGAATGAAGCCGACCCTGTGGTCGAGAGCAGCTTGGACGATATGGGCGAAATAGAGGAATTTGTTAGCGATAGCGTGAGTGACTACGAGGAAGAGGACGATCTGAGCCTAGATGAATAA
- the mraY gene encoding phospho-N-acetylmuramoyl-pentapeptide-transferase has product MPPTKLAAAPQMFLSGRWLFGLLSAGLVIAAVAYDSGWARWQQPLQTLTLPLLVSFALTVVMGAGVVPVLRRLKTGQVIREDGPQSHLKKSGTPTMGGIFFVPTGLLVGVLWASAAVGRLAEAVVAIALLTLWYAAIGWWDDWQVLRRKSNKGMSARLRLLLEAAGAVLFCAWLVGSQPEVTTIMAPWGWVWPLGLGFIPLAIFVPMAQGNALNLTDGLDGLAGGTAAIALLALATVMGTQPELQILAVTMSGACLGFVWHNHHPARVFMGDTGSLALGAVLAALGLVSQHLWELFIISGLFFAESLSVISQVLYYKATKGPDGVGKRLLRMAPLHHHFELGGWSELRVVSTFYAVVAVLGFLGWLVQYA; this is encoded by the coding sequence ATGCCCCCAACAAAACTGGCTGCGGCACCTCAGATGTTCCTGAGTGGGCGGTGGCTCTTTGGCCTCCTGAGTGCCGGTTTAGTGATCGCTGCCGTCGCCTACGATAGTGGCTGGGCGCGCTGGCAGCAGCCCCTACAAACGCTGACGTTGCCATTACTGGTGAGCTTTGCCCTGACCGTGGTGATGGGCGCTGGGGTGGTGCCGGTACTGCGGCGATTGAAAACAGGTCAAGTCATTCGCGAAGATGGGCCGCAGTCCCACCTGAAAAAATCAGGTACCCCGACCATGGGGGGAATTTTTTTTGTGCCGACGGGCTTACTTGTCGGTGTCCTTTGGGCCTCTGCCGCAGTGGGACGGCTGGCGGAGGCTGTGGTAGCGATCGCGCTCCTTACCCTTTGGTATGCCGCCATTGGCTGGTGGGATGATTGGCAAGTCTTACGGCGCAAATCGAATAAGGGGATGTCGGCGCGGTTGCGGTTACTCCTTGAAGCCGCTGGTGCTGTTTTATTTTGCGCGTGGCTTGTGGGTAGCCAACCGGAGGTAACCACCATTATGGCTCCTTGGGGTTGGGTGTGGCCGTTAGGCCTCGGGTTTATTCCCCTCGCGATTTTTGTGCCGATGGCTCAAGGCAATGCCCTAAACCTCACCGATGGCCTAGATGGCTTAGCGGGGGGCACCGCAGCGATCGCCCTCCTCGCCCTTGCAACCGTGATGGGTACTCAGCCGGAGCTACAAATTCTCGCCGTAACTATGAGTGGTGCCTGTCTAGGTTTTGTGTGGCACAATCACCATCCCGCCCGGGTGTTTATGGGGGACACCGGTTCCCTAGCGCTTGGAGCCGTACTTGCCGCCTTAGGGTTGGTCAGCCAACACCTGTGGGAACTGTTCATTATCAGCGGCTTATTTTTTGCGGAATCCCTTTCGGTCATTAGTCAAGTCCTATACTACAAAGCCACCAAGGGACCCGATGGGGTAGGCAAACGGCTGCTGCGCATGGCACCGTTACACCACCATTTTGAGTTGGGGGGATGGTCAGAACTACGGGTGGTGAGTACCTTCTACGCAGTGGTGGCTGTGTTAGGGTTTCTCGGCTGGCTGGTGCAATACGCCTAA